From Arcticibacter tournemirensis, one genomic window encodes:
- a CDS encoding arylsulfatase produces MKRGLFFLPVLIACILMLGAFKRKQKVKKAVKDPPPNIIVILADDMGFSDAGCYGGEIHTPNIDFLAKNGVRYTQFYNTSRCCPTRASLLTGLYNQQAGIGKMTEAEEEPGYLGRLGENTVTLAEVLKSAGYQTAMSGKWHVSNTIVQKNPKDQLAWLNHQKDFGDFSPLDQYPTNRGFDRFFGTIWGVVDFFDPFSLVSGTTPIKDVPPDYYHTDAINDTAVAYINSFQKTDKPFFMYVAENAPHWPLQAKPEDIEKYKDTYKAGWDAIREARYKKMVGLGLIDPKTTKLPANNKGEVSWENNPDKEFDARAMAVHAAMIDRMDRGIGRIIDALRKTGKLDNTLIVFLSDNGASPENCAAYGPGFDRPNMTRDGRPIVYATKKQVLPGPQTSYASIGPRWARVANTPFKYAKAESYEGGVHTPMIAFWPKGITAKKGSFSGQVGHVMDFMNTFIEVSGAKYPATFKGKSITPSQGISLVSSFTGKKSGGHVNLFNEHFGARYVRSGNWKMVSLSNDSTWHLYDLDKDKSEVNDLAPANQARVKQMENLWKQWAKSNQVFPKPGRKD; encoded by the coding sequence ATGAAAAGAGGATTGTTCTTCCTGCCGGTTTTAATTGCATGTATATTAATGCTTGGTGCATTTAAGAGAAAGCAAAAGGTAAAGAAAGCAGTAAAAGACCCACCTCCCAACATTATTGTAATTCTTGCTGATGATATGGGCTTTTCTGATGCCGGTTGTTACGGAGGCGAGATTCATACGCCTAATATTGACTTTTTGGCTAAGAATGGCGTTCGATACACCCAATTTTACAATACATCGAGATGTTGCCCTACAAGGGCGTCGCTGCTCACCGGTTTATACAATCAGCAGGCCGGGATTGGGAAAATGACTGAAGCTGAAGAAGAGCCTGGATATCTTGGCCGTCTTGGGGAGAATACTGTAACGCTGGCTGAAGTATTGAAGTCCGCGGGTTACCAAACTGCTATGTCAGGAAAGTGGCATGTTTCGAATACCATCGTTCAGAAAAATCCAAAGGATCAGCTCGCCTGGCTTAATCACCAAAAGGACTTCGGTGATTTTTCGCCTTTAGACCAGTATCCAACAAATCGTGGTTTTGATAGATTTTTTGGAACTATATGGGGCGTTGTTGACTTTTTCGATCCCTTTAGTTTAGTTAGCGGAACTACTCCAATTAAAGATGTCCCTCCAGATTATTATCATACGGATGCTATCAATGATACAGCAGTAGCCTATATCAATTCCTTTCAAAAGACAGACAAGCCTTTCTTTATGTATGTAGCCGAGAATGCTCCGCACTGGCCACTACAGGCGAAACCTGAAGATATAGAGAAATATAAGGATACTTATAAAGCGGGGTGGGACGCAATCCGGGAAGCGCGTTATAAAAAGATGGTCGGACTTGGGCTTATCGACCCGAAAACGACGAAGCTTCCTGCGAACAACAAAGGAGAAGTAAGCTGGGAAAACAACCCGGATAAAGAGTTTGATGCACGTGCTATGGCTGTACATGCTGCTATGATAGATAGGATGGATAGGGGAATCGGACGTATTATTGACGCTCTGCGAAAAACGGGAAAGCTGGATAACACGCTGATCGTTTTCCTTTCGGATAATGGAGCCAGTCCTGAAAACTGTGCAGCATATGGTCCGGGCTTTGACCGTCCGAATATGACAAGGGACGGTCGTCCGATTGTTTATGCCACAAAAAAACAGGTTCTTCCCGGACCGCAGACTTCGTACGCGTCGATAGGCCCGCGGTGGGCACGTGTAGCCAATACACCATTTAAGTATGCGAAAGCAGAATCATATGAAGGTGGAGTACACACTCCTATGATCGCTTTCTGGCCTAAAGGGATCACTGCAAAGAAGGGAAGTTTCAGCGGTCAGGTTGGCCATGTTATGGATTTTATGAATACGTTCATTGAAGTGTCGGGTGCTAAATACCCCGCGACTTTTAAGGGTAAGAGCATAACACCCTCGCAGGGCATCAGCCTGGTGTCATCATTCACCGGGAAGAAGAGCGGAGGCCATGTAAACCTTTTTAATGAGCACTTCGGCGCCCGGTATGTTCGCTCCGGCAATTGGAAGATGGTATCTCTTAGTAATGATAGCACCTGGCATCTTTATGACCTGGACAAGGATAAGTCTGAAGTTAATGATCTTGCACCTGCAAATCAGGCGAGAGTAAAACAAATGGAGAACCTTTGGAAGCAATGGGCAAAAAGTAATCAGGTGTTTCCAAAACCGGGAAGGAAAGACTGA
- a CDS encoding DUF4625 domain-containing protein has product MKISLKSSIILFISLIFISSCKKDEDETTPAPSLNNLEIGTGNNKTAYPGSDIHIEAEILAPAIIASVKLEIHPQSGEGWSYEQEYTEGFSGLKNAEFHKHIDIPAEAPLGHYHVHLSVTDALGQSTEVESDLEIKFDPSLPSATGLEVSPNTAGTDLHLEAVISAINKIAKVVVEVHGAEWEKEFEFTDAAMIGQTTYNFHKHVNITEAPAGHYHVHLKIVDQQGKENEFEEHFDKK; this is encoded by the coding sequence ATGAAAATTTCTTTAAAATCGTCTATCATTCTGTTTATATCATTAATATTTATTTCGTCATGTAAGAAAGACGAAGATGAAACAACTCCGGCACCTTCCTTAAACAATCTTGAAATTGGCACAGGCAACAATAAGACTGCCTATCCGGGTAGCGACATTCACATCGAAGCAGAGATACTGGCCCCCGCAATCATTGCAAGCGTAAAACTTGAAATTCATCCCCAATCGGGCGAGGGCTGGTCATACGAACAAGAGTACACAGAGGGTTTCTCCGGATTAAAGAATGCAGAATTCCACAAGCATATTGACATCCCGGCTGAGGCTCCGCTGGGACATTACCATGTACATTTAAGTGTAACCGACGCACTTGGTCAATCAACTGAAGTTGAATCTGATCTTGAGATAAAATTTGATCCTTCATTACCCTCGGCCACTGGCCTGGAAGTGTCGCCAAATACAGCCGGTACAGACCTGCATTTGGAAGCTGTGATCAGCGCGATTAACAAGATAGCCAAAGTAGTAGTTGAGGTACACGGAGCTGAGTGGGAAAAAGAATTCGAATTTACAGATGCCGCCATGATTGGGCAAACGACCTATAATTTCCACAAGCATGTTAACATTACTGAAGCGCCGGCAGGTCACTATCACGTTCACCTAAAGATTGTAGACCAGCAGGGTAAAGAAAATGAGTTTGAAGAACATTTTGACAAAAAATAG